Proteins encoded in a region of the Spiroplasma endosymbiont of Amphimallon solstitiale genome:
- a CDS encoding transposase-like zinc-binding domain-containing protein, with protein sequence MNKNTVKEILNNLSDKDFIEIFRENKTRIKQIEKKEKFEAVEQKFKEKGIQCPDCSSFLCTKYGSKDYKQRYKCKSCNITFHAFKNHYFYWSHLSHDQWDLLIQIATLGQSAYIISQFINTTNKTAWFNRQKFMKSTQLVKTQNQFVKLKARIEVDETFIKEIHKGNFKDPNDPRKQWIEENAKDLNCCIQMAIDENRNIYAQTTNTKRLNKKWVQENLTSKLIEENSIIVCDMQVLYDTVAKQTKSTIQQFKSKENKELNYKKLSNVSKIQSSLKEFITHYHGIGFTNIQNYLNLWKWKYQQYGLTL encoded by the coding sequence ATGAATAAAAATACAGTAAAAGAAATTTTAAATAATTTGTCTGATAAAGATTTTATTGAGATTTTTAGAGAAAATAAAACTAGAATTAAACAAATTGAGAAAAAAGAAAAATTTGAAGCAGTCGAACAAAAATTCAAAGAGAAAGGGATTCAATGTCCAGATTGTAGTTCTTTTTTGTGTACTAAATATGGTAGTAAAGATTATAAGCAAAGATATAAATGTAAAAGTTGTAATATTACTTTTCATGCTTTTAAAAATCATTATTTTTATTGAAGTCATTTATCTCATGATCAATGAGATTTATTGATACAAATAGCTACTTTAGGTCAATCTGCTTACATTATTTCTCAATTTATTAATACTACAAATAAAACTGCCTGATTTAATCGTCAAAAATTTATGAAATCAACACAATTAGTAAAAACACAAAATCAATTTGTAAAATTAAAAGCTAGAATTGAAGTTGACGAAACTTTTATCAAAGAAATTCATAAAGGAAACTTTAAAGATCCAAATGATCCAAGAAAACAATGAATTGAAGAAAATGCTAAAGATTTAAATTGTTGTATTCAAATGGCAATTGATGAAAACCGAAATATCTATGCTCAAACAACAAATACTAAAAGATTAAATAAAAAATGAGTACAAGAAAACTTAACATCGAAACTTATCGAAGAAAATTCAATTATAGTTTGTGATATGCAAGTATTATATGATACAGTAGCTAAACAAACTAAATCCACTATCCAGCAGTTTAAATCAAAAGAAAATAAAGAATTAAATTATAAAAAATTAAGTAATGTCAGTAAAATACAATCAAGTTTAAAAGAATTTATTACTCATTACCATGGCATTGGATTTACCAATATTCAAAATTACCTCAATTTATGGAAATGAAAATATCAACAGTACGGATTAACCCTTTAA
- a CDS encoding ABC transporter ATP-binding protein: protein MLILLIPLLFYKIKGKVYTEVNADITDRLNTITLIKSNATEKSENKRFSNEHLKYYQAAKKTITFESFTRALLITLLTGINIVGLVAGFMFVSKHIISIPTLIAFLLAVNTLIFPVIQSIQFLGNWAKTSTSILRVNEILNIKPKIVNKEKALPVKQITSDIIFENVNFRYDEKEDWILNNFSFTFEKGKSYAIVGATGVGKTTISKLLLRYYDPAEGRILINNNTDLRDIDLAQYLHHIGYIEQDPQILFGTFAENISYTKQGATLEEIKIAASKANLHDYIEQLPNGYNTILGERGINLCGGQKQKVAIARIFLKIQNY, encoded by the coding sequence TTGCTAATTTTACTAATACCACTACTTTTCTACAAAATTAAAGGAAAAGTTTACACTGAAGTTAATGCTGATATTACTGATCGACTAAATACTATTACTTTAATTAAAAGTAATGCTACAGAAAAAAGTGAAAATAAAAGATTTTCTAATGAACATCTTAAATATTACCAAGCAGCAAAAAAAACTATTACTTTTGAAAGTTTTACTAGAGCATTACTAATTACATTACTAACAGGAATTAACATTGTTGGTTTAGTTGCTGGTTTCATGTTTGTAAGTAAACACATCATTAGTATTCCAACACTAATTGCTTTTTTATTAGCAGTCAACACTTTAATTTTCCCAGTTATTCAAAGTATTCAATTCTTAGGTAATTGAGCTAAAACATCAACTTCAATTTTAAGAGTTAATGAAATTCTTAATATTAAACCAAAAATAGTTAATAAAGAAAAAGCCTTACCAGTAAAACAAATTACTAGTGATATTATTTTTGAAAATGTTAATTTCCGCTATGATGAAAAAGAAGACTGAATTTTAAATAACTTCTCTTTCACTTTTGAAAAAGGTAAAAGTTATGCTATTGTTGGTGCAACTGGTGTCGGAAAAACTACTATTTCTAAGTTATTACTACGTTACTATGACCCTGCTGAAGGAAGAATTTTAATTAATAATAATACTGATTTACGTGATATTGACTTAGCACAATACTTACATCATATTGGCTATATTGAACAAGATCCACAAATTTTATTTGGCACATTTGCCGAAAACATTAGTTATACTAAGCAAGGAGCAACTTTAGAAGAAATCAAAATTGCTGCAAGTAAAGCTAACTTACATGATTACATTGAACAATTACCTAATGGTTATAATACAATTTTAGGTGAACGTGGGATTAACTTATGTGGTGGTCAAAAACAAAAAGTAGCTATTGCACGTATCTTTTTAAAAATCCAGAACTATTAA
- a CDS encoding glucose PTS transporter subunit IIA, translated as MFFKKKNQLPLLIYAPVTGKVINLSKVEDPVFAQEMLGTGFAIIPEYKGKDGVEFVSPFDGKLATVFNKGHAYGIKDVNTGIECLVHIGIDTVELAGKGFDIKVEQGKPIKKSEVMVVANLQEVKNKGKKVTTPIVFTNETMEGYVVKQVVKDDEQVTVGQLIAEVTKK; from the coding sequence ATGTTTTTCAAGAAAAAAAATCAATTACCTTTATTAATTTATGCACCAGTTACTGGTAAAGTTATTAACCTTAGTAAAGTTGAAGATCCAGTATTTGCTCAGGAAATGTTAGGGACTGGTTTTGCTATTATTCCTGAATATAAAGGTAAAGATGGAGTTGAATTTGTATCACCATTTGATGGAAAATTAGCAACAGTATTTAATAAAGGACATGCTTATGGTATTAAAGATGTAAATACAGGTATTGAATGTTTAGTTCATATTGGTATTGATACTGTTGAATTAGCTGGTAAGGGCTTTGATATTAAAGTTGAACAAGGTAAACCAATTAAAAAATCAGAAGTAATGGTAGTTGCTAATTTACAAGAGGTTAAGAATAAAGGTAAAAAAGTAACAACACCAATTGTTTTCACTAATGAAACAATGGAAGGTTATGTTGTAAAGCAAGTAGTAAAAGATGATGAACAAGTAACGGTTGGTCAATTAATTGCTGAAGTCACTAAGAAATAA
- a CDS encoding nicotinate-nucleotide adenylyltransferase: MKRIGIFGGTFDPFHNQHLNIANTTYHKLSLDEVWILPTKQNPLKDSVSANDQQRIDMINLVIKNYSWIKLNDYELTSKQPSYTINTINYFIENYPNHKFFFIIGSDNLYTLNKWQGIEQLINLVKIIVVNRPHYRKTLELMSKYKCQNLVVRPSSDISSAKIRNGEIINQIDIKINDYINNNLIYSYERLKANLDNNRTEHCINVGKMAAKLAIHYNEDANLALIAGTYHDLCKQWSKNKMTKYLTKYNKEILQEPFPVWHGYVAALYLKNHYQYHDDLVLHAIAKHTTGATEMKPLELIVLLADKISIERNHYYVEELRKLAFQDLTVAFKYYLEILKKHLLEQKKPLNNKFLTIYEAWSNKN, encoded by the coding sequence ATGAAAAGAATTGGCATTTTTGGCGGAACTTTTGATCCATTTCATAATCAACATTTAAACATTGCAAATACAACCTATCATAAACTTTCACTTGATGAAGTTTGAATTTTACCAACAAAACAAAATCCGTTAAAAGATAGTGTCAGTGCCAACGATCAACAAAGAATAGATATGATTAATTTAGTTATTAAAAACTATTCTTGAATAAAATTAAATGATTATGAACTAACAAGTAAACAACCTAGTTATACTATTAATACTATTAACTACTTTATTGAAAACTATCCAAATCACAAATTCTTTTTTATTATCGGTTCTGATAATTTATATACCTTAAATAAATGACAAGGAATTGAACAGTTAATTAATTTAGTTAAAATTATTGTTGTTAATCGCCCTCATTATCGTAAAACATTAGAACTAATGTCAAAATACAAATGTCAAAATTTAGTAGTTCGACCAAGTAGTGATATTAGCTCTGCCAAAATTAGAAATGGTGAAATTATTAATCAAATTGATATTAAAATTAATGATTATATTAACAATAATTTAATATATAGTTATGAGCGTTTAAAAGCAAATTTGGATAACAATAGAACTGAACATTGTATTAATGTTGGTAAAATGGCTGCTAAATTAGCAATCCATTATAATGAAGATGCTAATTTAGCCCTAATTGCTGGAACTTATCATGACCTTTGCAAACAATGAAGTAAAAATAAAATGACTAAATATTTAACAAAATATAATAAAGAAATTTTACAAGAACCATTTCCAGTTTGACATGGTTATGTAGCAGCATTGTATTTAAAAAATCATTATCAGTACCATGATGATTTAGTTCTTCATGCAATTGCTAAACATACTACTGGTGCAACTGAAATGAAACCTTTAGAATTAATAGTATTATTAGCAGATAAAATATCAATTGAACGTAACCATTATTATGTTGAAGAATTAAGAAAACTTGCCTTTCAAGATTTAACTGTTGCTTTTAAATACTATCTAGAAATTTTAAAAAAACATTTACTAGAACAAAAAAAACCATTAAATAATAAGTTTTTAACAATATATGAAGCATGAAGTAATAAAAATTAA
- a CDS encoding IS30 family transposase, which translates to MYKYLTIESIIAIKEYKSYGFSIRKIAKAIDYSKSTVHRVCRLLNQNLLPLEILNKIQKNKQNAGRKLIILTLIEINTINHLLITKNYALDIIANFLKENKIKSISTKTLYNMFKTNRMGFDENNLLRKGKNKPHKQKETRGRINNCKSIHERNLIIPNIKNIEEFGHLEGDTIIGKDHKSSIITLADIWSKTTIPLATKNNKSENITKSIIKFISKLQKGTVKTITFDRGKEFSKWKLIEKNCNVKIYFADPGKPCQRGLNENNNSILRRYLPKSTDLSSYKQKDLNTIAFQINSTPRKSLSYKRPIDLIQLF; encoded by the coding sequence ATGTATAAGTATCTGACTATTGAATCAATAATAGCAATAAAAGAATATAAAAGTTATGGATTTTCGATTCGTAAAATAGCAAAAGCCATTGATTATAGTAAATCAACTGTACATAGAGTTTGTAGATTATTAAATCAAAACTTATTACCATTAGAAATATTGAATAAAATTCAAAAAAATAAACAAAATGCAGGTAGAAAATTAATAATTTTAACTTTAATAGAAATTAATACTATTAATCATTTGTTAATTACTAAAAATTATGCTCTTGATATAATTGCTAATTTTTTAAAGGAAAATAAAATAAAAAGTATTTCAACAAAAACTTTATATAACATGTTTAAAACAAATCGAATGGGTTTTGATGAAAATAACTTATTGAGAAAAGGAAAAAATAAACCTCACAAACAAAAAGAAACTAGGGGCAGAATTAATAATTGTAAGTCTATTCATGAAAGAAATTTAATCATTCCTAATATTAAAAATATAGAAGAATTTGGTCATTTAGAAGGTGATACTATCATTGGTAAAGATCATAAAAGTTCTATTATTACTTTAGCTGATATATGATCAAAAACCACAATTCCTTTAGCAACTAAAAATAATAAATCAGAAAATATTACAAAAAGTATAATAAAATTTATTTCAAAGTTACAAAAAGGAACAGTTAAAACTATTACTTTTGATCGTGGTAAAGAATTTAGTAAATGAAAATTAATCGAAAAAAATTGTAATGTTAAGATTTATTTTGCAGATCCTGGTAAACCTTGTCAAAGAGGTTTAAATGAAAATAATAATAGTATTTTAAGAAGATATTTACCAAAATCTACAGATCTATCTTCATATAAACAAAAAGATTTAAATACTATAGCATTTCAAATTAATTCTACACCCAGAAAATCACTATCTTATAAAAGACCAATAGATTTAATACAATTATTTTAA
- a CDS encoding IS30 family transposase, protein MYKYLTIESIIAIKEYKSYGFSIRKIAKAIDYSKSTVHRVCRLLNQNLLPLEILNKIQKNKQNAGRKLIILTLIEINTINHLLITKNYALDIIANFLKENKIKSISTKTLYNMFKTNRMGFDENNLLRKGKNKPHKQKETRGRINNCKSIHERNLIIPNIKNIEEFGHLEGDTIIGKDHKSSIITLADIWSKTTIPLATKNNKSENITKSIIKFISKLQKGTVKTITFDRGKEFSKWKLIEKNCNVKIYFADPGKPCQRGLNENNNGILRRYLPKSTDLSSYKQKDLNTIAFQINSTPRKSLSYKRPIDLIQLF, encoded by the coding sequence ATGTATAAGTATCTGACTATTGAATCAATAATAGCAATAAAAGAATATAAAAGTTATGGATTTTCGATTCGTAAAATAGCAAAAGCCATTGATTATAGTAAATCAACTGTACATAGAGTTTGTAGATTATTAAATCAAAACTTATTACCATTAGAAATATTGAATAAAATTCAAAAAAATAAACAAAATGCAGGTAGAAAATTAATAATTTTAACTTTAATAGAAATTAATACTATTAATCATTTGTTAATTACTAAAAATTATGCTCTTGATATAATTGCTAATTTTTTAAAGGAAAATAAAATAAAAAGTATTTCAACAAAAACTTTATATAACATGTTTAAAACAAATCGAATGGGTTTTGATGAAAATAACTTATTGAGAAAAGGAAAAAATAAACCTCACAAACAAAAAGAAACTAGGGGCAGAATTAATAATTGTAAGTCTATTCATGAAAGAAATTTAATCATTCCTAATATTAAAAATATAGAAGAATTTGGTCATTTAGAGGGTGATACTATCATTGGTAAAGATCATAAAAGTTCTATTATTACTTTAGCTGATATATGATCAAAAACCACAATTCCTTTAGCAACTAAAAATAATAAATCAGAAAATATTACAAAAAGTATAATAAAATTTATTTCAAAGTTACAAAAAGGAACAGTTAAAACTATTACTTTTGATCGTGGTAAAGAATTTAGTAAATGAAAATTAATCGAAAAAAATTGTAATGTTAAGATTTATTTTGCAGATCCTGGTAAACCTTGTCAAAGAGGTTTAAATGAAAATAATAATGGTATTTTAAGAAGATATTTACCAAAATCTACAGATCTATCTTCATATAAACAAAAAGATTTAAATACTATAGCATTTCAAATTAATTCTACACCCAGAAAATCACTATCTTATAAAAGACCAATAGATTTAATACAATTATTTTAA
- the ptsP gene encoding phosphoenolpyruvate--protein phosphotransferase: MMLKMKGIGASNGIALAKALILKHETIKTNPKKINEKEIEGEVKKLHDALKIAGDEIKQLIQNTTKTLGEEKAAVFEAHFLVTTDPVLIEDTEKLIKEEKYNAANALESTANKAITTLQAMDDDYFRERAADVIDVRDRILRKILNIKTIDLSAIKEETIIVSHDLTPSETSQLNPKFVKGFLCDIGGRTSHAAIMARSLGIPAVLGLKNVTTKVKNNQFCVLDGNTGEIEIDLNSSEKNKWVAKQNAWIEEQKELLVFKGKLTKTSDNHEVKLEANIGSPKDMIKAIEYDAQGVGLFRSEFLYMESSDFPSEDIQFEEYKKVLSATKHKVVIRTLDIGGDKELSYLDLPKEMNPFLGYRAIRLCLDRKDIFKTQLRALIRASAFGKLAIMFPMIATVEEFKAAKALYETCKKELIKEKVKVSDDIQVGMMIEIPAAAVNAEIFAKYADFFSIGTNDLIQYSLAADRMSEKVSYLYQPYHPSILRLIKMTIDGGHKYNRPVAMCGEMAGDKIAVPLLVGLGLDEFSMSASSVLETRKIISTLNKKDTEILASKALQCETNEEVKSLVEKFLSKPEL; the protein is encoded by the coding sequence ATAATGTTAAAAATGAAAGGTATTGGTGCTAGTAATGGCATTGCTCTAGCCAAAGCATTAATCTTAAAACATGAAACTATCAAAACTAATCCTAAAAAAATTAATGAAAAAGAAATAGAAGGAGAAGTTAAAAAGTTACATGATGCCTTAAAAATAGCAGGTGATGAAATTAAACAACTCATCCAAAATACAACAAAAACTTTGGGTGAAGAAAAAGCCGCTGTTTTTGAAGCTCATTTTTTAGTAACAACTGATCCAGTATTAATTGAAGATACTGAAAAGTTAATTAAAGAAGAAAAATATAATGCTGCTAATGCTTTAGAAAGTACTGCTAATAAAGCAATTACAACATTGCAAGCAATGGATGATGATTATTTTCGTGAACGTGCTGCTGATGTTATTGATGTTCGTGATCGAATTTTACGTAAAATTTTAAATATTAAAACTATTGATTTAAGTGCAATTAAAGAAGAAACAATTATTGTTAGTCATGATCTAACACCTTCAGAAACAAGTCAATTGAATCCTAAATTTGTTAAAGGATTTTTATGTGATATTGGTGGTAGAACTTCTCATGCAGCAATTATGGCTCGTAGTCTTGGTATTCCAGCAGTTCTTGGGTTAAAAAATGTTACTACAAAAGTAAAAAATAATCAATTTTGTGTATTAGATGGTAATACTGGTGAAATTGAAATTGATTTAAATAGTAGTGAAAAAAATAAATGAGTTGCTAAACAAAACGCATGAATTGAAGAACAAAAAGAATTATTAGTATTTAAAGGTAAATTAACTAAAACTAGTGATAATCATGAAGTAAAGTTAGAAGCAAATATTGGTTCACCTAAAGATATGATTAAAGCAATTGAATATGATGCACAAGGAGTAGGACTTTTTAGAAGTGAATTTCTTTATATGGAAAGTAGTGATTTTCCAAGTGAAGATATTCAATTTGAAGAATATAAAAAAGTATTGTCTGCTACTAAACATAAAGTTGTTATTAGAACTTTAGATATTGGTGGTGATAAAGAATTATCATATTTAGATTTACCAAAAGAAATGAATCCTTTCCTTGGTTATCGTGCCATTCGTTTGTGTTTAGATCGTAAAGATATTTTTAAAACTCAGTTACGTGCTTTAATTCGTGCTTCAGCTTTTGGTAAATTAGCTATTATGTTTCCAATGATTGCTACTGTTGAAGAATTTAAAGCAGCTAAAGCATTATATGAAACTTGCAAAAAAGAATTAATTAAAGAAAAAGTTAAAGTTAGTGATGATATTCAAGTTGGAATGATGATTGAAATTCCAGCAGCAGCAGTTAATGCCGAAATATTTGCTAAATATGCGGATTTCTTTTCAATTGGAACTAATGATTTAATTCAATATAGTTTAGCCGCTGATCGTATGTCAGAAAAAGTGTCTTATTTATATCAACCATATCATCCATCAATTTTACGTTTGATTAAGATGACAATTGATGGTGGACATAAATATAATCGTCCTGTTGCCATGTGTGGTGAAATGGCTGGTGATAAAATTGCTGTTCCACTACTAGTTGGTCTAGGGCTAGATGAATTTTCAATGTCTGCATCTAGTGTTTTAGAAACTAGAAAAATTATTAGTACTTTAAATAAAAAGGATACAGAAATATTAGCATCAAAAGCATTACAATGTGAAACCAATGAAGAAGTTAAATCATTAGTAGAAAAATTTTTATCAAAACCTGAATTGTAA
- a CDS encoding ABC transporter transmembrane domain-containing protein — protein MSKKNKTKITASSTKEKTTAKIKKSVTDYNELKIKKSGFLSTVIKYFKKYPLLYLIAILTTIASSIISVIIPKITNNFLATPDGFQWEKITTLAYILISLQIASGLFMYFRNLTGSIIGVKVEIEYRNKVFKHLLDLDMSYYEHRKIGDTLTKLISDTSVIGENMQSIPLTMLSSIVTFFGSIYVIFSLNWQLSLIVLGIVLSILIISVLNVQIIRYLNYKWRKVF, from the coding sequence ATGTCTAAAAAAAATAAAACAAAAATTACTGCTTCGTCGACAAAAGAAAAAACAACAGCAAAAATAAAAAAAAGCGTGACTGATTATAATGAATTAAAAATAAAAAAAAGTGGTTTCTTAAGCACAGTTATTAAATACTTTAAAAAATATCCACTACTTTATCTAATTGCAATACTAACCACTATTGCTTCTTCAATAATTTCAGTGATTATTCCTAAAATTACTAATAATTTTTTAGCTACCCCCGATGGTTTTCAATGAGAAAAAATTACTACTTTAGCTTATATTTTAATTAGTTTACAAATTGCATCAGGATTATTTATGTACTTTCGTAATTTAACAGGAAGCATCATTGGTGTTAAAGTTGAAATTGAATATCGAAATAAAGTTTTTAAACATTTACTAGATTTAGATATGTCATATTATGAACACCGCAAAATTGGTGACACTTTAACAAAACTAATTAGTGATACTAGTGTTATTGGTGAAAATATGCAATCTATTCCTTTAACTATGCTTAGTTCAATTGTGACCTTTTTTGGTTCAATTTACGTTATTTTTTCTTTAAATTGACAATTATCATTAATTGTTTTAGGTATTGTTTTATCAATTTTAATAATATCAGTATTAAATGTTCAAATTATTCGTTATTTAAACTATAAATGAAGAAAAGTTTTTTAA
- a CDS encoding deoxyribonuclease IV produces the protein MENDKLIIGSHVSMKAPKYLLGALEEALSYNANTFMFYTGAPQNTIRKPTKALFIKEFTEKLIEKNIDINNLIVHAPYIINLANSINKSTYQLAVDFLRQEIIRCQDIGIKTLVLHPGSAVGALPQTALDQIVKGLNAACLEEQTVKIALETMSGKGSEVGTTFEQLQYIINNVKRPELIGVCWDTCHLSDAGYDLNNNLEQVIQQFDQLIGLDKLLVIHVNDSKNPINAHKDRHANLGMGYLGFQTLINIIYHPMLLTKIKILETPWINGHPPYLHEIKMIRTKKYNKEILESLGTSK, from the coding sequence CACCAAAATATTTATTAGGTGCTCTTGAAGAGGCTCTAAGTTATAATGCCAATACGTTTATGTTTTATACAGGTGCTCCACAAAATACAATTCGTAAACCAACCAAAGCATTATTTATTAAAGAATTTACAGAAAAACTAATTGAAAAAAATATTGATATTAATAATCTTATTGTTCATGCTCCTTACATTATTAATCTGGCTAATAGTATTAACAAAAGTACTTACCAATTAGCAGTAGATTTCTTGCGACAAGAAATAATTCGCTGTCAAGATATTGGCATTAAAACTTTGGTTTTACATCCAGGTAGCGCTGTTGGTGCTTTACCACAAACTGCTTTAGATCAAATTGTTAAAGGACTAAATGCAGCATGTTTAGAAGAACAAACTGTAAAAATTGCTTTAGAAACAATGTCAGGAAAAGGTAGTGAAGTAGGAACTACTTTTGAACAACTTCAATATATTATTAATAATGTAAAAAGACCCGAACTAATTGGTGTTTGTTGAGATACTTGTCACTTATCTGATGCTGGTTATGATCTTAATAATAATTTAGAACAAGTAATACAACAATTTGATCAACTTATTGGATTAGATAAATTATTAGTTATTCATGTTAATGATTCTAAAAACCCAATCAATGCTCATAAAGATCGTCATGCTAACTTAGGAATGGGTTACCTTGGTTTTCAAACTTTAATTAACATTATTTATCATCCAATGTTGCTTACTAAAATAAAAATTTTAGAAACGCCATGAATTAACGGTCATCCACCTTATTTACATGAAATTAAAATGATAAGAACAAAAAAATATAATAAAGAAATTTTAGAATCATTAGGAACTAGTAAATAA
- a CDS encoding alpha/beta hydrolase: MDNFWQHYWWAILIVVLAMLIILYILYRIYQIFHIDYHWELNRHFPQWSNEGIITRDNYFLHTEFKFVDNSKYIIIGIHGMGASLTDFKTAAKFFTKNGISFLSFDQRGWGENEKWKYHTLGTTINDIKDIITVLNERYPNKKILLMGESLGSALTALAIKRLPKMIDGAILTNFVTKKQIFKIKPSLVCHAIWGFLFYKHHPLPITFDMETISINSNYIKKGKIRAMTNMKFTLLFSLQAQKLSKQVPKNLNSAKCPILIVQSAKDIFADFDKIEKNNKRWRQGITYSFYEEGNHAILNEPNINIILEDVLTWIEKEHI; this comes from the coding sequence ATGGATAATTTTTGGCAACATTATTGATGAGCAATACTTATTGTAGTTTTAGCTATGTTAATAATACTTTATATTTTATATAGAATTTATCAAATTTTCCATATTGATTATCACTGAGAACTGAATCGTCATTTTCCACAATGAAGTAACGAGGGAATCATTACTAGGGATAACTATTTTTTACATACTGAATTTAAATTTGTTGATAATAGTAAATATATTATTATTGGTATTCATGGTATGGGTGCCTCTTTAACAGACTTTAAAACAGCTGCTAAGTTTTTTACTAAAAATGGTATTTCATTTTTAAGTTTTGATCAACGAGGTTGAGGAGAAAATGAAAAATGAAAATATCATACTTTAGGAACAACTATTAATGATATTAAAGATATTATAACGGTTTTGAATGAACGTTATCCTAATAAAAAAATTTTATTAATGGGTGAATCATTAGGTTCAGCATTAACAGCATTAGCAATTAAAAGATTACCAAAAATGATTGATGGTGCAATTTTAACTAATTTTGTTACTAAGAAACAAATATTTAAAATAAAACCTTCATTAGTTTGTCATGCAATTTGAGGATTTCTATTTTATAAACATCATCCATTACCTATTACTTTTGATATGGAAACAATTTCTATTAACTCTAATTATATTAAAAAAGGGAAAATTAGAGCAATGACTAATATGAAATTTACATTATTATTTTCCTTACAAGCACAAAAATTAAGTAAACAAGTACCGAAAAATCTTAATAGTGCTAAATGTCCGATTTTGATTGTTCAATCTGCAAAAGATATATTTGCCGATTTTGATAAAATTGAGAAAAATAATAAACGTTGAAGACAGGGGATAACTTATAGTTTTTATGAAGAAGGTAATCATGCAATTTTAAATGAACCCAATATTAATATTATTTTAGAAGATGTTTTAACTTGAATAGAAAAAGAACATATATAA